TGTCATACAGGCCGGGCAGGGTGGTTATATCACGGCCCACAACCGTATTCAGCCAGAGGCCCGCGCCCGCCTCACATAGCGCGCAGCCTTTGGCTTCGGCATGGGCATGGGTAATGGTGCCATCCGTGACTGTAACGCTGGTGCGGATACGGTCACCACAGACCGGATTATTGATTTCTGCTGTATGGGTGGGTGCGGTTAAGGCAGAAGTGCTGCGTACCCCCCTGGCAAGGGCAAGAAGCTGATCCTGATAAAGTGACTGCATCGGCCGGCTTTGCCCTCGGGTAGTTTTGGTTTTGTGCTGTGTTGTGCCTTATTCAGCAAACATCAGCATGTAAATTGCCCCGCAGG
The sequence above is a segment of the SAR116 cluster alpha proteobacterium HIMB100 genome. Coding sequences within it:
- a CDS encoding iron-sulfur cluster biosynthesis protein, NifU-like protein (PFAM: NifU-like N terminal domain), giving the protein MQSLYQDQLLALARGVRSTSALTAPTHTAEINNPVCGDRIRTSVTVTDGTITHAHAEAKGCALCEAGAGLWLNTVVGRDITTLPGLYDSLTDWLKADTEYRPDGFSADIEAFIPVRAIKNRHKCVTLAFAAADKFTPV